From one Amaranthus tricolor cultivar Red isolate AtriRed21 chromosome 17, ASM2621246v1, whole genome shotgun sequence genomic stretch:
- the LOC130804744 gene encoding uncharacterized protein LOC130804744, whose product MVAIISSPCSLNLICGRKNHQLLHQRFSQNAAFTMLNLPSSGIDIMINHIITRRKKAPLFAKSSESEESVPSWAKPDSDDPPPWARDEGKQNDLKTDFDVPFYVYLLASAITAIAAIGSIFEYANKNPVFGVLNSDSIFYAPLLGFFAFSGIPTSAFLWFKSVQAANKEAEEQDRRDGFR is encoded by the exons ATGGTTGCAATCATATCATCCCCTTGTTCTCTAAATTTGATATGTGGGAGGAAGAACCATCAGTTGCTCCACCAAAGATTTTCTCAAAATGCTGCTTTTACAATGCTGAATTTGCCTTCCTCGGGAATAGATATTATGATTAACCATATTATTACTAGAAGGAAAAAGGCTCCTCTCTTTGCAAAGTCTAGCGAATCCGAGGAATCAGTCCCTTCATGGGCAAAGCCTGACTCTGATGATCCACCGCCTTGGGCTCGTGATGAGGGCAAACAGAATGACTTGAAGACCGACTTTGATGTCCCATTCTATGTTTATCTACTCGCCTCAGCTATCACTGCTATAGCTGCT ATTGGTTCAATATTCGAGTATGCAAATAAAAACCCGGTTTTTGGAGTTCTAAACTCAGACAGCATATTCTATGCTCCTTTGCTTGGATTTTTCGCGTTCTCTGGAATTCCAACTTCG GCTTTCCTTTGGTTCAAATCCGTTCAAGCTGCCAACAAGGAAGCCGAAGAACAAGATAGGAGAGATGGCTTTCGATAA
- the LOC130804747 gene encoding uncharacterized protein LOC130804747, whose amino-acid sequence MSAYKAFKAQVPIAFSNNLYITLVRGMPGTRKLHRRTLEALRLGKCNRTVVKPNTPTVRGMLQQVKRLVVVETEEMYKARKENEEKHRALRPPLVVTHLPAPATESS is encoded by the exons ATGAGTGCTTACAAGGCTTTCAAGGCACAAGTTCCAATTGCATTTAGCAACAACCTGTACATTACACTGGTGAGAGGTATGCCAGGAACTAGAAAACTCCATAGACGAACCTTGGAGGCACTGCGTCTTGGCAAGTGCAACAGGACCGTGGTGAAACCGAATACTCCAACAGTTAGGGGAATGCTACAGCAG GTTAAAAGGTTAGTGGTTGTCGAGACTGAAGAGATGTACAAGGCCCGTAAGGAAAATGAGGAGAAACATCGAGCTTTACGTCCTCCTTTAGTTGTCACTCATCTACCTGCCCCTGCTACAGAATCGTCTTAG
- the LOC130804557 gene encoding uncharacterized protein LOC130804557, whose amino-acid sequence MAKTRGSSTSKSGHQRGRSIPVDIPSTSNLHLNSNTRKRRAEETDNVQQRSVRLRSTFQTKSRPSQLIKLMKGFTEKQKISVREIGFGGLLDLKLCRNPSAMLGWLVDCIKEETSANHFGSGLILSTYPVSQTMVFEYGQAVGLKVNNVDIGQPSVNAEPFRDQTVQDEDKIEFHLPLNAMRNSEIRQVAEDVSMILLIYV is encoded by the exons atGGCAAAAACAAGAGGTTCGTCAACTTCGAAGTCAGGTCATCAACGAGGTCGCAGTATTCCAGTTGATATTCCCTCCACTTCTAATTTACATTTGAATTCCAACACAAGAAAGAGAAGAGCTGAGGAAACTGACAATGTACAACAAAGGTCTGTAAG GTTGAGATCTACATTCCAGACAAAAAGTAGAccttctcaattgatcaaattgaTGAAGGGATTCACTGAGAAACAAAAAATCTCAGTGAGAGAGATTGGTTTTGGTGGCCTTCTTGATTTAAAGTTATGTAGAAATCCATCTGCAATGCTTGGTTGGCTTGTAGATTGTATTAAGGAGGAAACATCTGCTAATCATTTTGGCAGTGGTTTAATTTTGAGTACATATCCCGTGAGTCAGACGATGGTTTTTGAGTATGGTCAAGCTGTTGGGTTAAAGGTGAACAACGTTGATATTGGTCAACCAAGTGTAAATGCAGAACCCTTCAGAGATCAAACAGTGCAAGACGAAGATAAAATTGAGTTTCACTTGCCGTTAAATGCAATGCGTAATTCTGAAATACGCCAAGTAGCTGAGGATGTAAGTATGATCTTACTTATTTATGTATAA
- the LOC130804746 gene encoding thioredoxin domain-containing protein PLP3A-like, protein MEPDSVKSTLSNLAMGNVMAAAARNLQKEMLAQEKTQASSSANDEIDLDELMDDPELEKLHAERIASLKKEAEKRQKLKTQGHGEYREITEGDFLGEVTGSELVICHFYHREFYRCKIMDKHLKALAPKYLDTKFIKLDAENAPFFVSKLGIKTLPCVILFRKGIAFDRLVGFEDLGGKDDFPTRKLENLLNKKGIINEKKKDDDEEDDYSESKRTSVRSSFNPDSDSD, encoded by the exons ATGGAGCCAGATTCTGTAAAATCAACTCTCTCCAATTTAGCTATGGGTAATGTCATGGCTGCCGCTGCTCGCAATCTTCAGAAG GAAATGTTGGCTCAAGAGAAGACACAGGCATCAAGTTCTGCTAATGATGAGATTGATCTTGATGAGTTAATGGAC GATCCAGAACTAGAGAAACTACATGCCGAGAGAATCGCATCCTTGAAG AAAGAAGCCGAAAAGCGACAAAAACTGAAGACTCAGGGCCATGGAGAATATAGAGAGATAACTGAAGGTGATTTCTTGGGTGAAGTAACTGGCAGCGAACTAGTTATCTGCCATTTCTACCATCGAGAGTTCTATCGATGCAA GATAATGGATAAGCATCTTAAGGCGCTTGCACCAAAGTACCTTGATACAAAATTTATCAAACTGGATGCAGAG AATGCCCCCTTCTTCGTATCCAAGCTCGGAATCAAAACTTTGCCGTGTGTAATATTGTTCAG GAAAGGAATTGCATTTGACAGATTAGTAGGGTTTGAAGATCTTGGCGGAAAAGATGATTTTCCTACCCGGAAACTGGAAAATCTGCTGAACAAGAAAG GTATCATCAACGAGAAGAAAAAAGATGACGACGAGGAGGATGATTATTCTGAAAGTAAACGAACGTCAGTCAGATCATCATTTAATCCCGATTCTGATTCCGATTAG
- the LOC130804556 gene encoding protein FAR1-RELATED SEQUENCE 5-like, translating into MEDLQKVLNVEDSPKTSNNEKELSEGTQTPRTITQVTPNGSTLWIPHCEFDKKPFVGMAFENLEKALDFYGKYAEICGFDIRSSTTYKKKGIVFLKYFVCSREGIIKPNPKKSADVVARYKRSTKRIGCKARLILKYDIAKRTYHVLKFEEAHNHCLVSPTSRQFLLGNRKMTLLHKNFISKNARVNIGPVKSFRLFKENVGSYENVGVTMQDFKNFHRDLKAYIKGDDGKMLIENFIRKRDIYTGFYFDYALDEEDHISRLFWADAISRKNYCLFGEMVTFDCTYNTNKYSMVLAPFTGVDHHKSCITFGIGLLAKEDSESFEWLFRTFLHCMGECMPTYLITDQDPAMKIAIKNVFPHTIHKLCMWHIMSKVTDKVGPELNKNEDFLKELNGCVWNIDQEEDEFEEKWEGIMTKYNLQTDKWFTSIFSIRDQWIPAYFRDIPLGGILRTTSRSESVNSFFNHFSNPHMTLVEFYMSYESAMDAQRYKQDKLNAESLHTNPQYKTPLPIEKHAGEVYTRKIFFLFQNEVYKSCFKTYIQSIEKNESVESITVLDSTVSKMYKVNFILGSSIDELKVDCDCKLFKRIGILCSHAICVMSARQITQIPKQYVLDRWTKLALKKPIFDLHGNLIEESKKCNNVGKLLGEVWCEIFNCVGLAQRSESDLQSLLQNLKDISRKLEESDDVRVDITKEQQIELLVGTSSSSTMEIQNPIQSKNKGKRQRIIGEKEQTIEQSKKPKRKCKTCGKFDYHDSRNCPSTKDTPLKLLSSVHLTGYAHGCSAGFIASSLLVDAQGLGTSAVTAILGFLHAAKFAH; encoded by the exons ATGGAAGATTTACAAAAAGTGCTAAATGTGGAAGATTCACCAAAAACTtccaacaatgaaaaagaattgtcagaag GGACTCAAACTCCAAGAACTATTACACAAGTTACCCCAAATGGTTCAACCCTGTGGATTCCTCATTGTGAGTTTGATAAAAAGCCATTTGTTGGTATGGCTTTTGAAAACTTAGAGAAAGCCTTAGATTTTTATGGTAAATATGCTGAAATTTGCGGTTTTGATATACGTTCATCTACTACCTACAAAAAAAAgggtattgtttttttaaaatattttgtttgtagTAGGGAGGGTATCATAAAACCTAACCCTAAGAAAAGTGCAGATGTTGTTGCACGTTATAAGAGATCAACCAAAAGAATTGGTTGTAAAGCTagattgattttgaaatatgaCATAGCGAAGAGAACATACCATGTTTTAAAATTCGAAGAGGCGCACAATCATTGTCTAGTTAGCCCTACATCGCGTCAATTTTTATTGGGTAATAGGAAAATGACTTTgttgcacaaaaatttcatatctAAGAATGCACGGGTTAATATAGGACCGGTCAAATCCTTTAGATTGTTTAAGGAAAATGTCGGGAGTTATGAGAATGTGGGAGTGACAATgcaagattttaagaatttccaTAGGGATTTGAAAGCATATATCAAAGGAGATGATGGGAAGATGTTGATCGAGAATTTTATCAGAAAAAGAGATATTTACACggggttttattttgattatgctttagATGAGGAGGACCACATATCACGTTTattttgggccgatgcgataagtagaaagaattattgtttatttggagAAATGGTTACTTTTGATTGTACTTATAACACCAATAAGTATAGCATGGTTTTAGCCCCTTTTACCGGAGTAGATCATCATAAGTCTTGTATTACATTTGGTATAGGTTTATTAGCTAAGGAAGATAGTGAATCTTTTGAGTGGTTATTTAGAACTTTTTTACATTGTATGGGGGAGTGTATGCCAACATATTTGATAACTGATCAAGACCCTGCAATGAAAATTgcgattaaaaatgtatttccacACACAATACACAAACTTTGCATGTGGCACATCATGAGTAAAGTGACTGATAAAGTTGGACCGGAATTGAACAAAAATGAagattttttgaaagaattaaatgggtgtgtgtggaatattgatcaagaagaagatgaatttgaagaaaaatgggAGGGAATTATGACCAAATACAATCTTCAAACAGATAAATGGTTTACTAGTATATTTAGTATACGAGATCAATGGATACCCGCATATTTTAGGGATATCCCATTGGGGGGGATTTTGAGAACTACATCCCGATCGGAAAGTGTTAATAGTTTCTTCAACCACTTTTCAAACCCTCACAtgacacttgttgaattttatatgaGTTATGAAAGTGCAATGGATGCACAGAGGTACAAACAAGATAAGCTCAATGCTGAATCACTTCACACAAACCCACAATATAAAACACCATTGCCGATTGAAAAACATGCCGGTGAAGTCTATACtagaaaaattttttttctttttcaaaatgaagtTTATAAGTCTTGTTTCAAAACTTATATTCAAAGTATTGAAAAGAATGAAAGTGTGGAAAGTATAACTGTTTTGGACTCAACGGTAAGTAAGATGTACAAGGTGAATTTTATACTGGGAAGTTCGATTGACGAGTTGAAGGTAGATTGTGATTGCAAGTTATTTAAACGGATAGGAATATTATGTTCCCATGCGATTTGTGTTATGAGTGCAAGACAAATAACACaaataccaaagcaatatgttttaGATCGTTGGACGAAGCTAGCATTAAAGAAGCCTATTTTTGATTTGCATGGGAATCTGATTGAAGAGAGCAAAAAGTGTAACAACGTGGGGAAGTTGTTGGGGGAAGTTTGGTGTGAAATATTCAATTGTGTAGGTTTAGCTCAACGGAGTGAGAGTGATTTACAATCACTTTTACAAAACCTAAAAGATATTAGTAGAAAATTGGAGGAAAGTGATGATGTGAGGGTGGACATTACTAAAGAGCAACAAATCGAATTGTTAGTAGGCACAAGTTCATCTTCGACAATGGAAATACAAAACCCAATCCAATCaaagaacaaaggaaaaaggcaaagaataattggggaaaaggaacaaactattgagcaaagcaagaagcccaaaagaaagtgcaaaacttgtggtaaatttgattatcatGATAGTCGAAATTGCCCATCAACAAAAGATACCCCACTTaag ctactgtcttctgtaCATTTGACTGGTTATGCACACGGATGTTCTGCTGGATTCATAGCATCCTCCTTACTAGTGGATGCACAAGGTTTAGGAACATCAGCTGTTACTGCAATTTTAGGATTCCTACATGCTGCTAAATTTGCCCATTAA
- the LOC130804745 gene encoding protein PNS1-like — translation MSRIMSSSVTPLNQGIQPLHIQAYDHHKNPTKEEDPRIHIQKSNITGKLLGIVFYFQLLVISVLAIILCVRGFISFDASHRSRKNWYPPMLTSVGLAGISGIAWQIVTLCSPSRAIKLAFWFCPMLTCAMGVFLISVGYAAGLAFGVLSILVAVIQSLYACWANPRFDHAVSVLCVCTAKPPPRTILLVFLSVIVAVVYIAVLMVGIGGAIEIGSNVDKVLIVVIVLSMIWTLQVMKNFVQVAVSRVRYLSFACGDETKDTWTSLKEVVGPMVGTVCFGSILVPVFTLVRGSSRALGLIAGDSDEFLFSCADCYSGIATRLITYGNRWGFVHVGIYGKGIVQSSCDTWEMFRRAGMEELIDFDLTSSFCFFCGVAGGVLSALVGGCWTLVVQREYTIEISVYGFLIGYFVSRVAMASHQACVSAYYVAFAENPQSTRFDATIPVRLQELQRNQIVNQTV, via the exons ATGTCAAGAATCATGAGTTCTTCTGTAACTCCATTAAATCAGGGAATTCAACCCCTTCATATTCAAGCATATGATCATCACAAGAATCCCACCAAA GAAGAAGATCCAAGAATTCATATTCAGAAGTCAAATATTACAGGAAAGCTTCTTGGAATTGTTTTTTACTTCCAATTATTGGTAATTTCTGTTCTTGCAATAATCCTTTGTGTAAGAGGCTTCATTTCTTTCGATGCGAGCCATCGTTCTCGTAAAAATTGGTATCCCCCCATGCTCACATCTGTTGGATTGGCCGGAATCAGTGGAATAGCATGGCAGATTGTTACTCTGTGTTCTCCATCAAGGGCAATCAAACTAGCATTTTGGTTCTGTCCTATGCTTACTTGTGCCATGGGTGTGTTTTTGATATCGGTTGGCTATGCGGCAGGATTAGCTTTCGGTGTTTTATCGATCTTAGTAGCTGTTATTCAATCCTTATATGCTTGTTGGGCGAACCCACGTTTCGATCATGCAGTTTCTGTGCTCTGTGTGTGCACTGCAAAACCCCCTCCTCGGACTATCTTACTGGTATTCCTGTCGGTTATTGTGGCAGTTGTCTACATCGCTGTTTTGATGGTCGGAATTGGTGGGGCCATCGAGATTGGCAGCAACGTTGATAAggttttgattgttgtaatcgTCTTGAGCATGATCTGGACTCTGCAAGTAATGAAGAATTTTGTGCAGGTGGCGGTTTCACGAGTGAGGTATCTGAGCTTTGCATGTGGGGATGAGACAAAAGATACATGGACCTCGCTTAAAGAAGTGGTGGGTCCCATGGTTGGGACGGTCTGCTTTGGATCAATCCTAGTCCCGGTTTTCACCCTTGTGCGAGGGTCTTCTAGGGCACTCGGTCTTATAGCAGGGGACTCTGACGAGTTCCTGTTTTCTTGTGCAGACTGTTACTCGGGCATAGCAACACGACTGATAACGTATGGAAACCGATGGGGATTTGTCCATGTTGGAATATACGGAAAGGGGATTGTTCAATCATCGTGTGACACGTGGGAGATGTTTCGAAGAGCAGGGATGGAAGAGCTCATTGACTTTGATCTAACTAGCTCATTCTGCTTCTTTTGTGGGGTTGCAGGGGGTGTTCTTAGTGCACTTGTAGGAGGGTGTTGGACACTAGTTGTTCAGAGGGAATATACGATTGAGATTTcagtttatgggtttttaatcggtTATTTTGTGAGTCGAGTTGCTATGGCTTCGCACCAAGCATGTGTTTCAGCTTACTATGTGGCATTTGCCGAGAACCCCCAAAGTACTCGTTTTGATGCAACTATTCCAGTTCGGTTGCAAGAGCTTCAGAGAAACCAGATAGTTAATCAGACAGTTTGA
- the LOC130804743 gene encoding uncharacterized protein LOC130804743 — protein MLMRRDTQVVSEFYMQKIKLFLEQKRSFSSPPVPFPDVPSTSSTPFSETQSFFMNPTVLNTIDEIVDTVKWVTSIPRMVNEVFVADEGDVDVDVVDEVELDQVVNNVVNNVADEGDDDVVNNITVFESHGYENVLIHGRAKCSIPFRGVNDKFTYVSHLLKSNKKYMRQLGSLLQETVDYCFVSDQCFDNR, from the coding sequence ATGCTGATGAGGAGAGACACTCAAGTTGTCTCCGAGTTTTACATGCAGAAAATTAAGTTGTTTTTAGAACAAAAACGTTCATTTTCTTCTCCTCCTGTCCCTTTTCCTGATGTTCCTTCTACCTCATCCACACCTTTTTCTGAAACCCaaagttttttcatgaatcCTACCGTGCTCAATACTATCGATGAGATAGTTGACACGGTTAAATGGGTTACCTCTATTCCCAGGATGGTGAATGAGGTTTTTGTTGCTGATGAGGGTGATGTAGATGTAGATGTAGTGGATGAGGTTGAATTGGATCAAGTTGTAAATAATGTTGTAAATAATGTTGCTGATGAGGGTGATGATGATGTTGTAAATAATATCACTGTTTTTGAAAGCCATGGTTATGAGAATGTATTAATACATGGCAGGGCTAAGTGTTCCATTCCTTTCAGAGGTGTGAATGATAAATTTACATATGTTTCACATCTGCTGaagtcaaacaaaaaatatatgagaCAACTTGGTTCGTTACTTCAAGAAAcagttgactattgttttgtttcTGATCAATGTTTTGACAATAGGTGA